One genomic window of Trichlorobacter lovleyi includes the following:
- the glp gene encoding gephyrin-like molybdotransferase Glp: protein MVSFEEALKTILDNVSGVGTEQLPLLQAVGQVLAEDISSPWDLPLWDNSAMDGYAVRYDDCRTIPCKLRVTGYLPAGASAEGIALEAGCAIRIMTGAPVPAGADAVVPVEETGDTSGEQVTIKETVKPGQHIRRQGEDIRRGEQILKAGSVLRPSEISLLASCGRPSVLVQRRPTVAVLSTGDELVEIGTPPGPAQLINSNTTTLAAAVREAGAVPRVLGIARDNRLSHLEKMRQGLQADALVTSAGISAGDRDLVRVVLEELGVKFLFWKVAIKPGKPTAFGLFEGRPVFCLPGNPVASQITFDQFVRPALLRMMGHRRILRPALTATVQEPIKAGSRMRFLRVQLTQQDGRWLVASAGNQETGILRTSLLSDALALVPADKAYASGDEITVRLVGEQLVEA, encoded by the coding sequence ATGGTTTCCTTTGAAGAGGCGTTAAAGACCATACTTGACAATGTCTCCGGCGTGGGTACCGAACAGCTTCCGCTGCTGCAGGCCGTCGGGCAGGTGCTGGCTGAGGATATCAGTTCCCCCTGGGATCTGCCGCTCTGGGACAACTCCGCCATGGATGGGTATGCGGTCCGCTATGACGATTGCCGGACCATCCCGTGCAAGCTGCGGGTAACCGGGTATCTGCCGGCCGGTGCTTCAGCCGAGGGGATCGCTCTGGAAGCGGGATGCGCGATACGGATCATGACCGGGGCGCCGGTGCCGGCCGGTGCCGATGCCGTGGTGCCGGTGGAAGAAACCGGCGACACCTCCGGCGAACAGGTCACGATCAAGGAGACGGTAAAGCCTGGCCAGCATATCAGGCGCCAGGGTGAGGATATCCGGCGGGGAGAGCAGATTCTGAAGGCCGGTAGCGTGTTGCGGCCATCGGAGATCTCGCTGCTGGCCTCCTGCGGCAGGCCTTCCGTGCTGGTGCAGCGCCGTCCAACGGTTGCCGTGCTGTCTACCGGAGATGAGCTGGTTGAGATCGGTACCCCGCCGGGGCCGGCCCAACTGATTAACAGTAACACCACCACACTGGCTGCAGCGGTGCGTGAGGCCGGTGCCGTCCCCCGTGTTCTGGGGATCGCCCGTGACAACCGTCTTTCCCATCTGGAAAAGATGCGCCAGGGGTTGCAAGCCGATGCACTGGTGACCTCCGCCGGTATCTCTGCCGGTGACCGGGACCTGGTGCGGGTGGTGTTGGAGGAACTGGGGGTCAAGTTCCTGTTCTGGAAGGTGGCGATCAAGCCGGGCAAGCCGACTGCCTTTGGCCTGTTTGAAGGGCGGCCGGTCTTCTGCCTGCCCGGCAATCCGGTGGCCAGCCAGATCACGTTTGACCAGTTTGTCCGCCCGGCCTTGCTGCGGATGATGGGACACCGGCGTATCCTGCGGCCGGCTCTTACCGCAACCGTGCAGGAGCCGATCAAGGCCGGCAGCCGGATGCGGTTCCTGCGGGTGCAGCTGACACAGCAGGATGGCCGCTGGCTGGTTGCCTCTGCCGGTAACCAGGAAACCGGCATCCTGCGCACCTCGCTGCTTTCAGATGCGCTGGCCCTGGTGCCAGCCGACAAGGCCTACGCAAGCGGTGATGAAATTACGGTCCGGCTGGTGGGCGAACAGTTAGTGGAGGCCTAG
- the nadA gene encoding quinolinate synthase NadA, producing the protein MSTTDIRTEIRHLLKERNAVLLAHNYMRDEVQEIADITGDSLQLSMEAAKTDADVIVFCGVHFMAESAAILSPHKTVLLPRADAGCPMADMVDVTGLQALKAQHPGVPVVTYVNSSAAVKAESDICCTSANAVSVVRSLSEQRLIFAPDRNLGRWIAKALPDKEFIYWEGYCPTHERLTAARVQEIKAAHPDALFICHPECAPEVSALADHVCSTSGMYLYCSKSPAKKFIIGTEAGILFKLREDNPEKEFVLASPALICPNMKLTSLEDILLALQSMQPVVTVAEDVRVKAKAALDKMLAVPRD; encoded by the coding sequence ATGTCCACTACTGATATCCGTACTGAAATCCGGCATCTGCTCAAGGAACGCAATGCCGTGCTGCTGGCTCACAACTATATGCGCGATGAAGTCCAGGAGATTGCCGATATCACCGGCGACTCACTGCAGCTCTCGATGGAGGCGGCCAAGACCGATGCCGACGTGATCGTCTTTTGTGGCGTTCATTTTATGGCCGAGTCCGCGGCAATTCTTTCGCCGCACAAGACCGTCCTGTTACCCCGTGCCGATGCCGGCTGTCCCATGGCCGACATGGTTGATGTCACCGGGCTGCAGGCGCTGAAGGCGCAGCATCCCGGCGTGCCGGTGGTGACCTATGTCAACTCATCAGCCGCGGTCAAGGCCGAATCGGATATCTGCTGCACCTCAGCCAATGCGGTCTCCGTTGTCCGCTCTCTGAGTGAGCAGAGGCTGATCTTTGCACCGGATCGTAACCTGGGACGCTGGATCGCCAAGGCGTTGCCGGACAAGGAGTTTATCTACTGGGAGGGCTATTGTCCAACCCATGAACGTCTGACTGCTGCCAGGGTGCAGGAGATCAAGGCCGCCCATCCCGATGCGCTCTTCATCTGTCACCCGGAATGTGCCCCGGAGGTCTCGGCCCTGGCGGACCATGTCTGCTCCACCAGCGGCATGTATCTTTACTGCAGCAAGAGCCCGGCCAAGAAGTTCATTATCGGCACCGAGGCCGGGATTCTCTTCAAACTGCGGGAGGACAATCCTGAGAAGGAGTTTGTGCTGGCCTCTCCTGCCCTGATCTGCCCCAACATGAAGCTGACCTCGCTGGAGGATATCCTGCTGGCGCTGCAGAGCATGCAGCCGGTGGTGACCGTTGCAGAGGATGTCAGGGTCAAGGCGAAAGCCGCGCTGGATAAAATGCTTGCTGTACCGAGGGATTAG
- a CDS encoding RDD family protein, whose amino-acid sequence MTITCPHCGLSGQLDDSKRPAGATSINCPRCKQSFPLPPLESVALPTAPPTPEAASLRPCPSCGGIIEGSGGLCNACEAARSRQPGQGNGINTLPPPLPATEERNSGVCTVCKGHFAQSEMVRFGNKLVCASCKPTYVQMLAMGMGTIGDLRYAGFWIRFGAKCIDGLILWVVNFATTMATTFLIASNNSPQMAIVAGIMNVCIQIGIGIGYNIYFLSGKYQATPGKLACGLKVVTADGDKISAGRAVGRYFAEMLSGMILLIGYIMAAFDDEKRTLHDRICNTRVVFK is encoded by the coding sequence ATGACCATAACCTGCCCCCACTGTGGTCTCAGCGGCCAGCTTGACGATTCAAAACGACCAGCCGGTGCCACCAGTATCAACTGTCCCCGTTGCAAGCAAAGTTTCCCGCTCCCGCCACTGGAGTCCGTTGCACTGCCAACAGCCCCGCCAACACCTGAGGCTGCATCCCTGCGCCCCTGTCCCTCCTGTGGCGGCATTATCGAAGGCAGCGGTGGGCTCTGCAATGCCTGTGAGGCTGCCCGCAGCCGTCAGCCGGGACAAGGCAACGGCATAAACACGCTTCCTCCGCCCCTTCCTGCAACTGAAGAGAGAAACTCCGGTGTCTGTACGGTCTGCAAGGGGCATTTTGCCCAAAGCGAGATGGTCCGCTTTGGCAACAAACTGGTCTGCGCCTCCTGCAAGCCGACCTATGTCCAGATGCTTGCCATGGGGATGGGAACTATTGGCGATCTGCGCTATGCCGGTTTCTGGATCCGCTTCGGGGCAAAATGCATCGACGGTCTTATCCTCTGGGTCGTAAATTTCGCCACCACCATGGCAACAACCTTTCTGATCGCCTCGAATAACTCCCCTCAAATGGCAATCGTGGCAGGCATTATGAACGTTTGTATCCAAATCGGGATCGGCATTGGCTACAACATCTACTTTTTAAGTGGAAAGTATCAGGCAACTCCCGGCAAGCTGGCCTGCGGCCTGAAGGTGGTGACTGCAGACGGCGACAAGATCAGCGCCGGCCGTGCGGTGGGCCGCTATTTTGCCGAGATGCTGAGTGGTATGATCTTGCTGATCGGCTATATCATGGCTGCCTTTGATGATGAAAAACGTACCCTGCACGACCGGATTTGCAACACCAGGGTGGTTTTCAAGTAA
- a CDS encoding stage II sporulation protein M, translating to MIIDLERFTATEKPFWDELERLLKRVEDDPACRLGLEGAARFHYLYQRASAGLARLDGLAAPPEFRRYLESLVARAYGEIHSSRDNAHRLVPRIWLLETFPQTFRRSIRQFQLAVLITIVGAIFGAAVLMVAPEEKGMLLPFDHLHGSPAERVATEEQEAGKRLAGHKATFSSSLMTHNTQVSIACMATGMTWGVGTIILLFYNGVILGAVVLDYLAAGQGVFLAGWLLPHGVIEIPAILIAGQAGLVLATALIGKGSGLTLVARMRLIWADLTTLIGGVALMLVWAGIVEAFFSQYHEPVLPYSVKIAFGVVEFCLLVLFLGRSGRGGKVAGRG from the coding sequence ATGATCATCGATCTGGAACGTTTCACTGCAACGGAAAAACCGTTCTGGGATGAGCTGGAACGGCTGCTCAAACGTGTTGAAGATGACCCGGCCTGCAGGCTGGGGCTTGAGGGCGCTGCCCGTTTTCACTACCTCTACCAGCGGGCCAGCGCCGGCCTGGCCCGGCTTGACGGTCTGGCCGCCCCGCCTGAGTTTCGCCGCTATCTGGAGAGTCTGGTGGCGCGGGCCTATGGCGAGATCCACTCCAGCCGGGACAACGCCCATCGTCTGGTGCCCCGCATCTGGTTGCTGGAGACCTTCCCCCAAACCTTCAGGCGTTCTATCCGCCAGTTTCAGCTGGCCGTGCTGATCACCATTGTCGGGGCGATCTTTGGTGCAGCCGTGCTGATGGTGGCGCCGGAAGAAAAGGGGATGCTGCTGCCGTTTGATCATCTGCACGGCTCACCAGCGGAGCGGGTGGCCACAGAAGAGCAGGAGGCAGGCAAGCGGCTGGCCGGTCACAAGGCCACCTTCTCCAGCAGCCTGATGACCCACAACACCCAGGTTTCCATCGCCTGTATGGCCACCGGCATGACCTGGGGGGTGGGGACCATCATCCTGCTGTTCTACAACGGCGTGATTCTGGGGGCGGTGGTGCTGGATTACCTGGCTGCAGGGCAGGGGGTATTCCTGGCCGGCTGGCTGCTGCCCCACGGGGTGATCGAGATACCGGCCATCCTGATTGCCGGTCAGGCCGGCCTGGTACTGGCCACTGCCCTGATCGGCAAGGGCAGCGGTCTGACCCTGGTGGCCCGGATGCGGCTGATCTGGGCTGATCTGACCACCCTGATCGGCGGTGTGGCACTGATGCTGGTCTGGGCCGGGATTGTCGAGGCCTTTTTCTCCCAGTACCACGAGCCGGTACTGCCCTACAGTGTCAAGATCGCCTTTGGCGTGGTTGAATTCTGCCTGCTGGTGCTGTTTCTGGGCCGTTCAGGCCGGGGCGGGAAGGTGGCCGGACGTGGCTGA
- a CDS encoding DUF4129 domain-containing protein, protein MIRIPKSREKGIGAVELLEQATALLRQAPLDTLACYYLGSLPFMLVLLWFWADMSRNADADQRLAGGALVLSILFVWMKVWQSRFSGRLLQQLGGAAELPALSGSVMVQGGLQPWGFIILPMAGLITLPFGWCYAFFQNITVLGGPDWRTVQRKARRLALLWPGQNHLLLALLALIFLVLFANIAVGVYFLPHLLKTLFGIETIFTRSDQMLLNSTFWAAIAVLTQLCLDPLVKACYVLRCHYGESLSSGADLRAQIKSIAGRAALLVPLIAFWLVTCGSLPVSAAPQTDEPQQRLQQRAARLDRAAAEVIKDPRFAWRLPREHHQLEKRALPGFMQSIITWIQDSAATVGGWIDDVIKWLLKKLPKPSLHGGKPGWGGNFSDVALLLLYLLLALLLCFGAIFAWRRLRRTTQPEAELPMHTLQVAPDLHDESLIASELTEERWLALARELLEKGELRLGLRALYLATLAALADAKLVVIARCKTNHDYERELLRFSHALPRISEAFSLNLRIFEAAWYGMHLPDDETVRSYLDNHRRITSDVRTQ, encoded by the coding sequence ATGATCCGCATCCCCAAAAGCCGTGAAAAAGGGATCGGAGCCGTTGAACTGCTGGAACAGGCCACCGCCCTGCTGCGCCAGGCCCCCCTGGACACCCTGGCCTGCTATTATCTGGGCAGCTTGCCCTTTATGCTGGTGCTGCTCTGGTTCTGGGCCGATATGAGCCGCAACGCCGATGCGGATCAGCGGCTGGCCGGAGGGGCGCTGGTCCTGTCGATCCTGTTTGTCTGGATGAAGGTCTGGCAAAGCCGCTTTAGCGGCAGGCTGCTGCAGCAGCTGGGGGGCGCTGCCGAGCTGCCTGCACTCTCCGGCAGCGTCATGGTGCAGGGCGGGCTGCAGCCCTGGGGATTTATCATCCTGCCGATGGCAGGGCTGATCACCCTGCCGTTCGGCTGGTGCTATGCCTTTTTTCAGAATATCACCGTACTGGGCGGTCCGGACTGGCGTACGGTGCAACGCAAGGCACGCCGGCTGGCCCTGCTCTGGCCCGGCCAGAACCATCTGCTGCTGGCACTGCTAGCGCTCATCTTCCTGGTGCTGTTTGCCAATATTGCGGTTGGCGTCTACTTCCTGCCCCACCTGCTCAAGACCCTGTTCGGGATTGAAACCATCTTTACCCGCAGCGACCAGATGCTGCTTAATTCCACCTTCTGGGCGGCAATTGCGGTACTCACCCAGCTCTGCCTCGACCCGCTGGTCAAGGCCTGTTACGTGCTGCGCTGCCACTATGGCGAATCATTATCCAGCGGTGCGGACCTGCGGGCCCAGATCAAGAGCATCGCGGGACGGGCAGCCCTGCTGGTGCCGCTGATCGCTTTCTGGCTGGTAACCTGCGGCAGCCTGCCCGTCTCTGCTGCACCGCAGACGGACGAGCCGCAGCAGCGGCTGCAGCAGCGTGCCGCCCGGCTTGACCGTGCGGCTGCAGAGGTGATCAAAGATCCGCGCTTTGCCTGGCGTCTGCCACGGGAGCACCACCAGCTGGAAAAGAGGGCGCTGCCCGGTTTCATGCAGTCCATCATTACCTGGATTCAGGATAGCGCCGCTACGGTGGGAGGCTGGATCGACGATGTCATCAAGTGGCTGCTGAAAAAGCTGCCCAAGCCGTCGTTACACGGGGGAAAACCGGGCTGGGGCGGTAATTTTTCAGATGTTGCCCTGTTGCTTTTGTACCTCCTGCTGGCGCTGCTGCTCTGCTTTGGGGCCATCTTTGCCTGGCGTCGGCTGCGTCGTACCACCCAACCGGAAGCCGAACTGCCGATGCACACCCTGCAGGTGGCGCCTGATCTCCATGATGAATCGCTGATTGCCAGTGAGCTGACCGAAGAACGCTGGCTGGCCCTGGCCCGGGAGCTGCTGGAAAAGGGCGAGCTGCGCCTGGGGCTGCGGGCACTGTACCTGGCCACCCTGGCTGCCCTGGCCGATGCAAAGCTGGTGGTCATCGCCCGCTGCAAGACCAACCACGACTACGAGCGGGAACTGCTCCGCTTCAGCCACGCCCTGCCCCGCATAAGCGAGGCGTTTTCTCTGAACCTGCGGATCTTCGAGGCAGCCTGGTACGGTATGCACCTGCCGGATGACGAGACCGTCCGCAGCTACCTGGATAACCACCGGAGGATCACCAGCGATGTCCGCACGCAGTAA
- a CDS encoding AAA family ATPase, producing the protein MNQGLQQLIAVVQALKGELGKVIIGQHEVIDRVLVALLTGQHALIEGVPGIGKTLLVRTLAKVVGGRFSRIQFTPDLMPSDITGSNIFNMKENEFVLNPGPIFCNFLLADEINRAPSKTQSALLQAMQERLVTIDRKSYSLPASFTVFATQNPVEFEGTYPLPEAQKDRFMLKITMPPPTREEELALVRRTLGNDAPETVLAGDTVRCVISADDLVTLRRALMTLVVQDEIAAYALEVVRATRSHHAVLLGGGPRASQSLILAARAAAAVAGRDFITPDDIKLMALPVLEHRLILQPDYEIEGLTPAEVIASILQEVTVPR; encoded by the coding sequence ATGAACCAGGGGTTGCAACAGTTGATCGCAGTGGTACAGGCGTTAAAGGGTGAGCTGGGCAAGGTGATCATCGGCCAGCATGAGGTGATTGACCGGGTGCTGGTGGCGCTTTTGACCGGGCAGCATGCCCTGATTGAAGGGGTGCCGGGGATCGGCAAGACCCTGCTGGTGCGTACCCTGGCCAAGGTGGTGGGGGGGCGGTTTTCCCGGATTCAGTTTACCCCGGACCTGATGCCGAGCGATATCACCGGCTCCAATATCTTCAACATGAAGGAAAACGAGTTTGTGCTCAATCCCGGCCCGATCTTCTGCAATTTCCTGCTGGCCGATGAGATCAACCGTGCCCCGTCCAAGACCCAGTCGGCCCTGCTGCAGGCCATGCAGGAGCGGCTGGTGACCATTGACCGCAAGAGCTACAGCCTGCCGGCCAGTTTTACGGTCTTTGCCACCCAGAACCCGGTGGAGTTTGAAGGGACCTATCCGCTGCCGGAGGCCCAGAAGGATCGCTTCATGCTGAAGATCACCATGCCGCCGCCTACCCGCGAAGAGGAGCTGGCCCTGGTGCGCCGTACCCTGGGGAACGATGCGCCGGAAACGGTGCTGGCCGGTGATACGGTGCGCTGTGTGATCAGTGCCGATGATCTGGTCACCCTGCGGCGTGCGTTGATGACGCTGGTGGTGCAGGACGAGATTGCCGCCTATGCCCTGGAGGTGGTACGGGCCACCCGCAGCCACCATGCCGTGTTGCTGGGGGGCGGTCCCCGGGCCTCACAGTCGCTGATCCTGGCGGCCCGGGCCGCTGCTGCCGTGGCAGGCCGTGACTTCATCACCCCGGACGATATCAAGCTGATGGCCCTGCCGGTGCTGGAACACCGCCTGATTCTGCAGCCTGATTACGAGATTGAAGGACTGACCCCTGCCGAGGTGATCGCTTCGATCCTGCAGGAGGTTACGGTACCCCGGTGA
- a CDS encoding DUF4350 domain-containing protein has translation MSARSKLLILTFCLLLVLAAASLYQLFALRFEAGDLFPAGSSLRSDPLGSMAFYQALERTGGVKVERNYRPLSRQKVTASTILLLGNDHHELATADKKEIGELEQLVTAGSRVVVAFNPVTTAPACSSAPALQPADSKNTKKPDTAWGVSTGYLPVSEAVPDKQAVKANLVEPGEGLPTEIRLLSRLTLQPPPTGWRTIYGLDGKAVVLERRIGSGSLVLVSDSSLFSNEALQADRQAALLVWLLGDQHRVIFDEFHLGVREQGGIMALARRFGLLPLIGVLLLLAGLYIWQQSIPLISAAVPLSDDPAVGVSHDSFSGLVNLLQRNIPANQLLKVCCQEWQKSFKRELQQDAALRKELSDAMTAQDDPVARYQRIARLRAERTGR, from the coding sequence ATGTCCGCACGCAGTAAACTGCTGATCCTCACCTTTTGCCTGTTGCTGGTTCTGGCGGCTGCCTCCCTCTACCAGCTCTTTGCCTTGCGTTTTGAGGCCGGGGATCTCTTTCCGGCAGGTTCATCCCTGCGTAGCGACCCCCTGGGAAGCATGGCATTCTATCAGGCCCTGGAACGCACCGGCGGGGTCAAGGTGGAGCGCAATTACCGCCCCCTTAGCCGCCAGAAGGTGACAGCAAGCACGATCCTGCTGCTGGGAAATGACCACCACGAGCTGGCAACAGCCGACAAGAAAGAGATTGGCGAGCTGGAACAGCTGGTTACGGCAGGCAGTCGGGTGGTGGTTGCCTTCAATCCGGTCACCACGGCACCGGCGTGTAGCTCTGCGCCGGCACTGCAACCTGCAGACTCCAAAAACACCAAAAAGCCGGATACGGCCTGGGGGGTCAGTACAGGCTATCTGCCTGTATCAGAGGCAGTTCCTGACAAGCAGGCGGTCAAGGCGAACCTGGTTGAGCCGGGGGAGGGGCTGCCAACAGAGATACGCCTGCTGTCCCGCCTGACGCTACAGCCGCCGCCAACAGGCTGGCGCACCATCTACGGTCTGGATGGGAAGGCGGTGGTGCTGGAGCGCAGGATCGGCAGCGGGAGTCTGGTGCTGGTGTCGGACAGCTCGCTCTTCAGCAACGAGGCACTGCAGGCGGACCGCCAGGCAGCCCTGCTGGTCTGGCTGCTGGGGGATCAGCACAGGGTTATCTTTGATGAATTCCATCTTGGGGTACGTGAGCAGGGCGGCATCATGGCGCTGGCCCGCCGTTTTGGCCTGTTGCCGCTGATCGGGGTGCTGTTGCTGCTGGCAGGGCTCTACATCTGGCAGCAATCAATCCCCTTGATCTCTGCTGCTGTCCCACTGTCTGATGATCCGGCCGTTGGGGTAAGCCACGACAGCTTCAGCGGTCTGGTGAACCTGCTGCAACGGAATATCCCGGCAAATCAGCTGCTGAAGGTCTGCTGTCAGGAATGGCAGAAGAGTTTTAAACGTGAGTTACAGCAGGATGCTGCGTTGCGCAAAGAGCTGAGCGATGCAATGACCGCGCAGGATGATCCGGTTGCCCGGTATCAGCGGATAGCCCGGCTGCGGGCAGAGAGGACAGGACGATGA
- a CDS encoding B-box zinc finger protein: protein MSSLKVQRCFNHANREAVARCAQCGSFFCRECVTEHAGRMICGRCLGQPAETARSLRFRTILSGVVQLGIGVLILWFCFFMAGRGLLQIPSSVHEGSIWRQMTGEQ from the coding sequence ATGAGCAGTCTGAAGGTCCAGCGTTGCTTTAACCATGCAAACCGCGAGGCAGTGGCCCGCTGTGCCCAATGCGGCAGTTTTTTCTGCCGTGAATGTGTCACGGAACATGCCGGGCGTATGATCTGCGGCCGTTGCCTGGGGCAACCGGCCGAGACGGCCCGCTCTTTGCGGTTCCGCACCATTCTGAGTGGTGTTGTCCAGCTTGGGATCGGTGTGTTGATCCTCTGGTTCTGCTTTTTCATGGCAGGCCGCGGGTTGCTGCAGATCCCGTCTTCCGTGCATGAAGGCTCAATCTGGCGCCAGATGACGGGGGAGCAATGA
- the rpmA gene encoding 50S ribosomal protein L27 has protein sequence MAHKKGVGSSRNGRDSDGQRLGCKKFGGELVKAGNIIYRQRGTQIHPGNNVGCGKDYTLFALIEGVVKFERLGRDRKKVSVYPS, from the coding sequence ATGGCACATAAAAAAGGCGTCGGCAGTTCCAGGAACGGTCGCGATTCAGACGGCCAGCGGCTTGGCTGTAAAAAATTCGGTGGTGAGCTGGTTAAGGCCGGCAACATCATCTATCGTCAACGTGGTACCCAGATCCACCCCGGCAACAATGTGGGTTGCGGCAAGGATTACACCCTGTTCGCCCTGATTGAAGGGGTCGTCAAGTTTGAGCGTCTGGGGCGTGATCGCAAGAAGGTTTCGGTCTATCCTTCCTGA
- a CDS encoding deoxyribonuclease IV: MVDYLGAHMSIAGGLHKSIERAVAAGCGTVQIFTRSSNQWKGKPVSDRDADLFRSGFAASGLHEVISHDIYLINLAAPAGDTRDKSLAAFGDEMTCCARLGINKIVMHPGSHTTDSPEAGLERVISAFDQLFEQTPEYEGLVLLETTAGQGTNLGRTFEELQIIINGSKYPDRFGICFDTCHTFAAGYNTATPEGYADVMAQFDRLLGLERLLCFHFNDSKKGLGSRVDRHEHIGQGTLGLEPFRFIMHDPRFAMIPKILETPKGDDDAMDQVNLALLRSL; the protein is encoded by the coding sequence ATGGTCGATTATCTCGGTGCCCATATGTCCATTGCAGGCGGCCTGCACAAGTCCATCGAGCGTGCGGTTGCTGCCGGTTGCGGTACGGTGCAGATCTTTACCCGTTCTTCCAACCAGTGGAAGGGCAAGCCGGTCAGTGACAGGGATGCGGATCTGTTCCGCAGCGGTTTCGCCGCTTCCGGACTGCATGAGGTGATCTCCCACGATATCTACCTGATCAACCTGGCGGCACCGGCCGGGGATACCCGTGACAAGAGCCTGGCAGCCTTTGGCGATGAGATGACCTGCTGTGCCAGATTGGGGATCAACAAGATCGTGATGCACCCCGGTTCCCACACCACCGATTCGCCTGAGGCTGGGCTGGAACGGGTGATCAGTGCCTTTGACCAGCTCTTTGAACAGACCCCGGAGTATGAAGGTCTGGTGCTGCTGGAGACCACCGCCGGTCAGGGTACCAACCTGGGGCGCACCTTTGAAGAGCTGCAGATCATCATCAACGGTTCAAAATATCCTGACCGGTTCGGGATCTGTTTTGATACCTGCCACACCTTTGCCGCTGGTTACAACACCGCCACCCCGGAAGGCTACGCCGATGTCATGGCGCAGTTTGATCGGCTGCTGGGGCTGGAACGGCTGCTCTGTTTTCACTTCAATGACTCCAAAAAGGGTTTGGGCAGCCGGGTTGACCGCCATGAGCATATCGGTCAGGGAACCTTGGGGCTGGAGCCGTTCCGCTTTATCATGCATGATCCCCGCTTTGCCATGATCCCCAAGATTCTGGAAACCCCCAAAGGGGATGATGATGCCATGGATCAGGTCAACCTGGCGTTATTACGGAGCTTGTAG
- a CDS encoding DUF58 domain-containing protein, with protein MIIPAPAILRLVAATLIPAALLYALTPQFRPLLLFVPPLVGSVALADLLALLLRRNRLTVTAPVRLSLICGRPGQLALAIRAGNRAGYTLQVGLTLPAGFASPFRETRLNLAKGGDAICLDWPLTGSQRGRFQVTACALRIASPFRLWQLQVRHGINTELRVYPNLRAERRRLAALFLERNDRQLRAQRQRGQGREFDRLRQYQTGDSLGDIHWKATAKRNQLITKEYQIERTQEVYLLIDSSRLSGRPVPNAEGGSEPFLEQAVRTALILGSVAQRQGDLFGVAAFGSRVQGFVRAKTGKTHFGHCRDLLYTLQPGQDSPSFGELATFMAARLRRRALLIFIAPLDEPALAEDFVRAIRILSRRHLICVAMPQPPMAAPLFSTAELRSSADLYRQLAGHLTWHQLRELQQSLRLQGVRLLLVKDERLSADLVSNYLDVKRRQLL; from the coding sequence GTGATCATCCCGGCCCCGGCCATACTGCGGCTTGTTGCCGCCACCCTGATCCCGGCGGCACTGTTGTATGCGCTTACCCCCCAGTTCCGTCCGCTGCTGCTGTTTGTGCCGCCACTGGTGGGGAGTGTCGCGCTTGCTGATCTGTTGGCCCTGTTGCTCCGCCGCAACAGGCTGACCGTTACGGCACCTGTCCGGCTATCACTGATCTGTGGCCGACCGGGCCAGCTTGCGCTTGCCATCCGGGCCGGCAACCGGGCCGGTTACACGCTGCAGGTGGGGCTGACGCTGCCCGCTGGTTTTGCGTCACCCTTCAGGGAGACCCGGTTGAATTTGGCCAAAGGTGGTGATGCGATCTGCCTGGACTGGCCCCTGACCGGTAGCCAGCGGGGCAGGTTTCAGGTAACGGCGTGCGCCCTGCGGATTGCCTCACCCTTCCGTTTGTGGCAGCTGCAGGTCCGCCACGGCATCAATACGGAACTGCGGGTCTATCCCAACCTGCGGGCAGAACGCCGTCGTCTGGCCGCCCTGTTCCTGGAGCGCAATGACCGGCAGCTGCGGGCCCAGCGTCAGCGGGGCCAGGGCCGGGAGTTTGACCGGCTGCGCCAGTATCAGACCGGTGACAGTCTGGGGGATATCCACTGGAAGGCCACTGCCAAACGGAACCAGTTGATCACCAAAGAGTATCAGATCGAGCGGACCCAGGAGGTCTACCTGCTGATCGACAGCTCCCGTCTCAGCGGCCGGCCGGTACCCAACGCCGAAGGGGGCAGTGAGCCGTTTCTGGAACAGGCGGTGCGTACCGCCCTGATCCTGGGGTCGGTGGCCCAGCGCCAGGGTGACCTGTTCGGGGTGGCTGCCTTTGGCAGCCGGGTGCAGGGCTTTGTGCGGGCCAAGACCGGCAAGACCCACTTTGGCCACTGCCGCGACCTGCTCTACACCCTGCAGCCGGGGCAGGACAGCCCCTCCTTTGGTGAGTTGGCCACCTTCATGGCCGCCCGCCTGCGCCGCCGGGCCCTGTTGATCTTCATCGCACCGCTGGATGAACCGGCCCTGGCCGAGGATTTTGTCCGGGCCATCCGTATCCTGTCCCGCCGTCATCTGATCTGTGTTGCCATGCCGCAACCGCCCATGGCTGCACCGCTGTTCAGCACTGCCGAGCTGCGCAGCAGCGCTGATCTCTACCGCCAGTTGGCCGGGCACCTGACCTGGCATCAGCTGCGGGAGTTGCAGCAGAGCCTCCGGCTGCAGGGGGTCCGGCTGCTGCTGGTAAAGGATGAACGGTTGAGCGCCGATCTGGTCTCCAACTACCTGGATGTGAAGCGGAGACAACTGCTATGA